A stretch of DNA from Longimicrobium sp.:
GACGCGCTGGAGCGTGCCCGGCTGCTGCGCCCGGCCGTCGTCATCACCGAGATCCTGATCCCCAAGCTGGACGGCCTTGCTTTGTGCCGGCGGCTGGGGGAAGACCCCGACACGCGCCACATCCCCGTCCTGGTCTTCAGCATCCTGGCGGCCGCGCCGCGGGCGGCGGAGGCCGGGGCGAAGGCGTACCTGCGCAAGCCCCTCGTCGAATCGCTTTTCGTGGCCACGGTCCAGCAGCTGATCGAGCCGCCCATCGATATCCTGGAGACGCAATGAGCCTCGAACCGATGGTGGACCGCCGGGCGGTCTCCAGGGACGACGTGCCGGACGACACCGAACGGATGAGCGCGGGAAATCCCGAGGCCGACCACATCCTGGGAGGCGGGTTCCCGGCCAACTCCATCAACATCATCATGGGCCACCCCGGCTCGGGAAAGACGATCTTCGCCGAGCAGCTGATCTTTCACAACGCGGGGGACGACCGGCCCATCCTGTACTTCACCACCCTGTCGGAGCCGCTCGCCAAGGTCGTGCGCTATCTGCAGGGGTTCCGCTTCTTCGACGAGAACAAGCTGGGAACGCAGGTGATCTACGAGGACGTGGGCCCGCAGCTGGCCAAGGAGGGGGCGCCCGCCCTGATCCCGCTGCTGCGCGAGGCCATCATGACGCTGTCGCCCAAGGTGATCGTCATCGACTCGTTCAAGGCCGTGCACGACCTGGCGCCTTCCATGGCCGACCGGCGGCGGATGGTGTACGAGATGACGGCGCTGCTCACCGCGTACGGCACCACGGCGTTCCTGCTGGGCGAGTACACCGAGGACGACATCCTGCTGTATCCCGAGTTCGCCGTGGCCGACGCCATCGTCGAGCTTTCGCGCCGCCGGCTGGGCAACCGCGACGAGCGCTACTTTCGCGTCTACAAGCTGCGCGGCAGCCGCTACCTGGAGGGCGCGCACGCCTTCCGCATCACCAACTCGGGGCTCGACGTGTATCCGCGGCTGGTCAGCCCGCGCATGCCCGAAGGGTACGAACCCGCCTCCGAGCGCATCTCCACCGGCGTGTCGGGGCTCGACGAGATGATCGGCGGCGGGCTGTGGCGCGGGACCACCACGCTGCTGGCGGGGCCGTCCGGCGCGGGAAAGACGACGATCGGGCTGCAGTTTGCGCTGGAGGGCGCGCGCCGCGGCGAGCCCACGCTGTACATGAACTTCCAGGAGAACCCCACCCAGCTCGTGCGCACCATCCGCGGGCTGGGGGTAGACCTGGAAGAGGCGCAGCGGCAGGGGCTGGACCTGGTGTACGCGTCGCCGGTGGAGTTGCAGATCGACAGCATCATCGTCGACATGTTCCGCCGCATCCAGCAGCGCGGCGTGCGCCGGCTGGTGATCGACGCGCTGGGAGACCTGGCCAGCGCCGCCACCGATCCACAGC
This window harbors:
- a CDS encoding ATPase domain-containing protein, whose amino-acid sequence is MSLEPMVDRRAVSRDDVPDDTERMSAGNPEADHILGGGFPANSINIIMGHPGSGKTIFAEQLIFHNAGDDRPILYFTTLSEPLAKVVRYLQGFRFFDENKLGTQVIYEDVGPQLAKEGAPALIPLLREAIMTLSPKVIVIDSFKAVHDLAPSMADRRRMVYEMTALLTAYGTTAFLLGEYTEDDILLYPEFAVADAIVELSRRRLGNRDERYFRVYKLRGSRYLEGAHAFRITNSGLDVYPRLVSPRMPEGYEPASERISTGVSGLDEMIGGGLWRGTTTLLAGPSGAGKTTIGLQFALEGARRGEPTLYMNFQENPTQLVRTIRGLGVDLEEAQRQGLDLVYASPVELQIDSIIVDMFRRIQQRGVRRLVIDALGDLASAATDPQRLHDYLYALVQHFAVSTITSVLNFETMGNTISGNGMQNAMSYLSDNVLLLTVDGDERTRRRLRVLKTRGSAHDTRVREVSITDAGLSILE
- a CDS encoding response regulator, whose product is MQSAPERRTVLIAERDPSVRELQEHFLGRAGFAVEFAGDGLDALERARLLRPAVVITEILIPKLDGLALCRRLGEDPDTRHIPVLVFSILAAAPRAAEAGAKAYLRKPLVESLFVATVQQLIEPPIDILETQ